Within Cnuibacter physcomitrellae, the genomic segment CTCCTCACCGATGATGAACGCCTGCGCGAGACCGTCGGGCGAGGGCTGGACCGCGTACTCGAGACGGATGCCCAGGCTCGATCCGTCGCCGAGGAGCGCCTTGAACTGCTCGTTGTACTCCGGCGTCGTGATGATGAGGATCTCGCTGATGCCCGCCATCATCAGGGTCGACAGCGGGTAGTAGATCATCGGCTTGTCGTAGATCGGCATCAGCTGCTTGGAGATGCCCTTGGTGATCGGCCAGAGCCGCGTGCCGGAGCCTCCGGCGAGGATGATCCCGCGCATCAGCGACCACCCTCCGTCGCACCGCGGCTCAGCGAGTCGTAGAACGCCCGCGCCTCGTCCCAGGTCGGGAGGAGCCCGGACGCCGCCGCCTCGCTGAGGCCGGGGGCGTCGGTGTCCTTCGGAGAGAGCAGCAGCTCGCCGGCGGCCTCGGGGAACACCAGGCCCACCTCCTCGTCGAGCGGGTTGATCCCGTGCTCGCGCTCCGCGTTGAAGGTGCTCGAGACCAGGTAGCTGACGGTGGCGTCATCGGTGAGCGCGACGAAGGCGTGACCCAGGCCCTCGGCCAGGTAGATGCCGCGGCGGTCGACGTCGTCGAGGAGCACCGAGTCCCACTGACCGAAGGTCGGCGATCCGACGCGGATGTCGATCACGAAGTCGAGCACGGCGCCGTGGGTGGCCGTGACGTACTTGGCCTGGCTCGGCGGGATGTCGGCGAAGTGGATGCCGCGCAC encodes:
- a CDS encoding dTDP-4-dehydrorhamnose 3,5-epimerase family protein is translated as MQFRELSIPDSYEITPRQFPDDRGVFLEWYRFDRLAAEIGHPLDLAQANTSVSKRGVVRGIHFADIPPSQAKYVTATHGAVLDFVIDIRVGSPTFGQWDSVLLDDVDRRGIYLAEGLGHAFVALTDDATVSYLVSSTFNAEREHGINPLDEEVGLVFPEAAGELLLSPKDTDAPGLSEAAASGLLPTWDEARAFYDSLSRGATEGGR